In the Mya arenaria isolate MELC-2E11 chromosome 11, ASM2691426v1 genome, one interval contains:
- the LOC128208433 gene encoding uncharacterized protein LOC128208433, which yields MHVTLFLTLLTLFTVHVDAYTLTGDVSAEFTGRQRYLEDTNLAAPWDLLNRSKRQAAGGREEYFVTQCRHDNLQPPTDVPSISVLGTGCIYPEATLLAAQHIHRMVRFMPRDIFRRLSADAAVGLYNISTLPGNVFEEFYLSMPIECAASCRIVEYSNGSTYDCSRWCTTSDYPYNTAGYPLNYLWAYGNFSRTYVVENNIVCRGFNPSGGTENDLIREFGLTVMTRALDTKTLRQIGVAYANAVSNGTFTDLINVYDYFMKGTLAWFDGVLRKDLGGMACTSIFDNTGLPLCETGYQQRQYIGILDPSLYSVLNYVYNNNRHYVEGETFTCPAF from the exons ATGCACGTCACGCTATTTCTCACGCTGTTGACGTTGTTTACCGTTCATGTCGACGCCTACACATTGACGGGAGACGTTAGCGCCGAGTTTACAGGAAGACAAAG ATATCTTGAGGATACAAACCTCGCGGCGCCATGGGATCTGCTGAACCGGAGCAAACGTCAGGCTGCAGGCGGGCGCGAAGAGTATTTTGTGACGCAGTGTCGCCATGACAACCTGCAGCCTCCAACGGATGTTCCTAGCATCAGCGTGCTCGGCACTGGCTGCATTTACCCAGAAGCTACACTGTTG GCAGCACAACATATACACCGGATGGTACGATTCATGCCGAGGGACATTTTCCGCCGCCTCTCAGCTGACGCCGCTGTAGGCCTGTACAACATCAGTACTCTTCCGGGGAACGTTTTTGAGGAGTTTTATCTTTCGATGCCAATTGAATGTGCAG CAAGTTGTCGGATCGTAGAATACTCCAACGGTTCGACATATGACTGCTCGCGATGGTGTACTACCAGTGACTATCCGTATAACACTGCGGGCTACCCCCTGAATTACCTCTGGGCTTACGGCAATTTCTCACGCACGTACGTCGTCGAGAATAACATAGTCTGCAGGGGCTTCAACCCTAGCGGAG GGACAGAAAATGACTTAATCCGTGAGTTTGGCCTTACCGTGATGACACGTGCTCTCGACACCAAAACGTTACGTCAGATTGGTGTCGCCTACGCAAATGCTGTCAGCAACGGCACGTTCACTGACCTCATCAACGTTTACGACTATTTCATGAAGGGGACGCTAGCCTGGTTTGATGGTGTACTAAGAAAGGATTTAG GTGGAATGGCATGCACGTCCATATTCGATAATACCGGTCTACCGCTTTGCGAGACTGGTTACCAGCAACGACAATATATTGGCATACTAGATCCCAGTCTATACAGCGTCCTTAACTACgtctacaacaacaacagacattACGTGGAAGGGGAGACATTTACGTGCCCAGCTTTTTAG